In Arthrobacter citreus, a single genomic region encodes these proteins:
- a CDS encoding glycoside hydrolase family 65 protein, with product MNEVNKIIEKEFDQQLINKYASLMALGNGCIGLRSTHEEEYEGQIRGMYVAGVYNQLSPSQTTKLVNLPDLVGMEIEINGDVFSNATGQFLFYDRKLDMLTGELIREVIWKNKDGNRFHFLFQRFVSKDDLHLLASKLTVTALDCNAIIKIKTGINAQCVNQEKNELTEELVKVFDKRIMQGVYQTTESKYKIAIATTFVSPDESEVSFFTLNNQLLAAVTQELVVDHSVWFEKISSIYTSNEMLREDPAAASVNTVQKYLSEGYDNLRNSTTIKWQDFWKQKRVEITSKDKEDQYALDFSLYHIEAMTPAHDDRLSIGSRGLTGEGNKGLVYWGTEMFIAPFHLFTEPEIMKRLLRYRYQHIKEAKVNAALAGYQGTLFPWASAFSGKEETLKGSENNKVSDDIQDPKLAKGSVHIVADIAFAVVQYYENTLNEGFMAKEGLELLKETARFWVSRTTDVNGDLLINNVIGPGGFTELVDNNAYTNYMAFFNVQNALNFMGKYNDPDAELLQKCTDFLKRLYLPKPNDENIIPQDDTFLEQPEIELTEYKQSLGSREILLDYSQKELNELQVLKQADVVMLLYLFPDLFSTDIVKKNLEYYEERTVHETSISNLVHAIVAARCDYIDEAYQLFQEGCLIDLGPNPNSSDEGIHAASLGANWLAAIFGFANISMDINRLKIEPKLPSSWDKMNFPFLWQGAKLEIIIAKRTMTITKQYGPPVTLEINGETFDLTDKLKVGL from the coding sequence ATGAATGAAGTTAATAAGATTATTGAAAAGGAATTTGATCAACAATTAATCAATAAATATGCGAGTCTAATGGCATTGGGTAATGGCTGCATTGGTTTACGATCTACTCATGAGGAAGAGTATGAGGGTCAAATTAGGGGGATGTATGTAGCGGGCGTCTACAATCAGTTATCTCCAAGTCAAACGACTAAGTTAGTGAATCTTCCTGATTTAGTTGGGATGGAAATTGAAATAAATGGTGATGTATTTTCGAATGCAACTGGCCAATTTTTATTTTATGACCGTAAATTAGATATGCTGACGGGCGAATTGATTAGAGAAGTAATTTGGAAAAACAAAGATGGTAATCGTTTCCACTTTTTGTTTCAGCGTTTCGTTTCAAAAGATGATTTACACTTACTTGCTTCAAAGCTTACCGTTACTGCTTTAGATTGCAATGCGATAATAAAAATAAAAACGGGTATTAATGCACAGTGTGTAAATCAAGAGAAAAATGAGCTGACAGAGGAATTAGTAAAAGTTTTTGATAAAAGAATTATGCAAGGTGTTTACCAGACAACGGAAAGTAAGTATAAAATTGCGATAGCAACCACTTTTGTTTCTCCAGATGAGAGTGAAGTATCATTTTTTACATTAAATAATCAACTTCTAGCGGCAGTTACACAAGAGCTAGTTGTAGATCATTCAGTTTGGTTTGAAAAAATTAGTTCAATTTATACTTCTAATGAGATGTTACGAGAAGATCCAGCCGCGGCCAGTGTAAATACAGTGCAGAAATATTTATCAGAGGGTTACGATAATTTGAGAAACAGTACGACAATCAAATGGCAGGACTTTTGGAAGCAAAAAAGAGTTGAAATTACGTCAAAGGACAAAGAGGATCAGTATGCGCTAGATTTTTCTTTATATCATATTGAAGCAATGACGCCAGCTCATGATGATCGGTTAAGTATAGGTTCTAGGGGATTAACAGGCGAAGGGAATAAAGGTCTCGTATATTGGGGGACAGAAATGTTTATCGCACCATTTCACTTATTTACTGAACCAGAGATTATGAAAAGATTACTACGATATCGTTATCAACATATTAAAGAAGCAAAGGTAAATGCAGCCCTCGCTGGTTATCAAGGTACTTTATTTCCTTGGGCAAGTGCTTTTTCAGGCAAAGAAGAAACACTTAAGGGATCAGAGAATAATAAAGTCTCGGATGACATTCAAGACCCTAAGCTGGCAAAGGGAAGTGTACATATTGTGGCAGATATTGCATTTGCTGTTGTGCAATACTATGAAAATACTCTAAATGAAGGCTTTATGGCTAAAGAAGGACTTGAACTACTTAAAGAAACGGCACGCTTTTGGGTGAGTAGGACGACAGATGTAAATGGTGATTTACTGATTAATAACGTAATTGGACCTGGTGGATTTACCGAGCTAGTTGATAATAATGCTTATACAAATTATATGGCTTTTTTTAATGTCCAGAATGCATTGAATTTTATGGGGAAATACAATGACCCTGATGCTGAATTACTACAAAAATGTACTGACTTTTTAAAGCGATTGTATTTGCCAAAACCTAATGATGAAAATATTATTCCACAGGACGATACATTTTTAGAACAACCTGAAATTGAATTAACGGAATATAAGCAGTCCCTTGGTAGTCGTGAAATTCTATTAGATTATTCTCAAAAAGAACTAAATGAATTACAAGTTTTAAAGCAAGCTGATGTTGTGATGTTGCTTTATCTTTTTCCAGATTTATTTTCAACCGATATCGTTAAAAAGAATTTGGAATACTACGAGGAGCGTACTGTTCACGAGACTTCAATAAGTAATTTAGTTCATGCAATCGTTGCTGCGAGATGCGATTATATAGATGAAGCTTATCAATTATTTCAAGAAGGCTGTTTAATTGATTTAGGACCGAATCCAAATTCTTCGGATGAAGGAATTCACGCAGCGTCTCTAGGTGCAAATTGGTTAGCGGCCATTTTTGGCTTTGCAAATATCTCAATGGATATAAACCGATTAAAGATTGAACCAAAATTACCTTCTAGCTGGGACAAAATGAATTTCCCATTTTTATGGCAAGGAGCAAAACTCGAAATTATCATTGCTAAACGAACGATGACAATTACAAAACAATATGGTCCACCAGTAACTTTAGAAATAAATGGAGAAACATTTGATTTAACCGATAAGTTAAAGGTAGGGTTATAA
- a CDS encoding VOC family protein: protein MEIKSIHHIAIICSNYELSKHFYMNLLGCQLIKETYREERNSYKLDLKIGNNGQIELFSFPNPPKRPTNPEAAGLRHLAFSVRNIEESIQYLQQNDVYVEPIRIDELTNKKFTFFQDPDGLPLELYEE, encoded by the coding sequence ATGGAAATAAAGAGCATCCACCATATCGCTATAATTTGCTCTAATTATGAATTATCAAAGCATTTTTACATGAATTTATTGGGTTGTCAGCTTATTAAAGAGACGTATCGCGAGGAACGAAACTCTTATAAATTAGACTTAAAGATTGGTAATAATGGACAAATTGAGTTATTCTCATTTCCTAACCCTCCAAAAAGACCAACAAATCCAGAAGCAGCTGGGTTACGCCATTTAGCCTTTTCTGTTCGCAATATTGAAGAAAGTATTCAATACTTACAACAAAATGATGTATATGTAGAACCAATTCGCATTGACGAACTAACAAATAAAAAATTCACGTTTTTCCAAGATCCAGATGGATTACCATTAGAACTATACGAAGAGTAG
- a CDS encoding DUF3048 domain-containing protein, translating into MRKKFISIIVISMLLVGCKHGEKSVKTVKNEDKSPQNEHVIDKGEVDTVYAPLNGLPISQVSEQRPVAVMVNNYYLARPQSGLSNADVVYEILAEGDITRFLAIFQSDIPEKIGPVRSARDYYINLANGYHALFICHGNSPKAKEMMDAGMIDALNGLIYDGTLFKRDKTRKAPHNSYILKEGIEKGVAQRHYSYTEKVTPLDFTQTDLVFDNSWKNTSEVFIRYSHDARNNVTYKYSSSTKQFQRIQNGIVAKDALNGKELQIKNILVVEANHKIIDSYGRRAIDIEDGGKGYYIVDGEYMNIEWKNVDGRILPYTLDGTEIKLEPGQTWINFVPALKDVTIK; encoded by the coding sequence ATGCGTAAAAAATTTATATCTATAATCGTAATCAGTATGCTTTTAGTTGGATGCAAGCATGGCGAAAAGTCTGTAAAAACGGTTAAAAACGAAGATAAAAGTCCACAGAATGAACATGTAATCGATAAAGGAGAAGTTGATACGGTTTATGCTCCATTAAACGGATTACCCATTAGTCAAGTAAGTGAACAAAGGCCAGTTGCAGTAATGGTTAATAATTACTATTTGGCTAGACCTCAAAGTGGATTAAGCAATGCAGATGTTGTTTATGAAATTTTAGCAGAAGGGGATATTACAAGATTTCTAGCCATATTCCAAAGTGATATACCTGAGAAAATTGGGCCAGTCAGAAGTGCGAGAGATTATTACATTAATTTAGCAAATGGATATCATGCATTATTTATTTGTCACGGAAACAGCCCAAAGGCAAAAGAAATGATGGATGCTGGAATGATTGACGCATTAAACGGATTGATCTACGATGGTACTTTATTTAAAAGAGATAAAACGCGAAAAGCACCTCATAATTCGTATATTTTAAAAGAAGGTATTGAAAAAGGAGTTGCCCAGAGACATTACTCATACACTGAAAAAGTAACTCCATTAGACTTTACGCAAACTGACTTGGTTTTTGATAATTCATGGAAAAATACATCAGAGGTTTTTATAAGATACTCTCATGACGCTAGAAATAATGTAACTTACAAGTACTCGAGTTCAACAAAACAATTTCAGCGAATTCAAAACGGAATTGTAGCAAAGGATGCCTTGAATGGGAAAGAGCTTCAAATTAAAAATATACTTGTCGTTGAAGCCAACCATAAAATAATAGATAGCTACGGTCGTCGCGCAATTGATATTGAAGACGGTGGAAAAGGTTATTATATTGTAGACGGAGAGTATATGAATATCGAATGGAAAAATGTAGATGGGCGAATCCTTCCATATACACTAGACGGAACGGAAATAAAGTTAGAGCCTGGTCAAACTTGGATTAACTTTGTACCAGCTTTAAAGGATGTAACAATAAAATAG
- a CDS encoding pentapeptide repeat-containing protein: protein MKGGASVAEKFENIGLVDERYKNLKADCESCFGLCCVALPFAASADFAKDKIAGKPCHNLQSDYRCGVHHNLRELGYKGCTVFDCFGAGQKVSQVTFNGNDWRQNPELANEMYEVFPIMKQIHEMLWYLNESLMLTAASEIHNDIKIILEETEKLTHMDAKLILNLDIILQRAEVNAVLLRASELSRAEALSKFKNNKKRQKTGRGLDLMGAKLKNANFIGANLRGSYLIAADLSGADLRGADLIGADLRDANLSGADLTGSIFLTQAQINSAKGDRHTKIPVTLKRPSHW from the coding sequence ATGAAGGGAGGAGCGAGTGTGGCTGAAAAATTTGAAAACATCGGCTTAGTAGACGAGCGATATAAAAATCTAAAAGCCGACTGTGAGAGCTGCTTTGGCTTATGTTGTGTTGCATTACCATTTGCTGCTTCGGCTGACTTTGCTAAAGATAAAATTGCTGGAAAACCATGTCATAATTTACAATCAGACTACCGATGCGGAGTTCATCATAATTTAAGAGAATTAGGTTACAAAGGATGTACTGTTTTTGATTGCTTTGGTGCGGGACAAAAAGTATCACAAGTAACCTTCAATGGAAACGATTGGAGACAAAATCCTGAATTAGCTAATGAGATGTATGAAGTTTTTCCGATTATGAAGCAGATTCATGAAATGCTTTGGTATTTAAATGAAAGCCTGATGCTTACTGCTGCAAGTGAGATCCATAATGACATAAAAATAATATTAGAAGAAACTGAAAAATTAACACATATGGACGCTAAGTTAATATTAAACTTAGATATTATACTTCAACGTGCAGAAGTAAACGCTGTACTTTTGCGTGCAAGTGAGCTATCTAGGGCAGAGGCTTTAAGTAAATTTAAAAACAATAAGAAGCGTCAAAAAACTGGAAGAGGCTTAGACCTTATGGGTGCTAAATTAAAGAATGCAAATTTTATAGGTGCAAACTTAAGAGGATCCTATCTTATAGCTGCTGATTTAAGTGGGGCCGATTTAAGGGGAGCCGATTTAATTGGAGCAGACTTGCGAGATGCTAATTTGAGTGGAGCGGATCTTACGGGCAGTATTTTTCTAACCCAAGCTCAAATAAACTCAGCAAAGGGAGATCGTCATACAAAAATACCAGTGACACTTAAAAGACCATCTCATTGGTAA
- a CDS encoding cell division protein: MLNSKKINLLPLVLTIPAMIIGVIAMINNHVSPSIYGQNIVISIVGGIISFLVLLRGPKTLKNKTNIIVITCIFILLLLTFFDGGLQGVHRWLAIGPVRINIAFAFVPLLIIHLSNLMKSKAIWITFSFILFFTPLLYFQPDASQLTAFTIAISILLLGVKKHKKTQLLLFIIFILLIVYSWSHLDKLAPVSYVEDILSLVKDMGIGLLVIAIISLLILLMPFFFIPPTNAKLLSFSLGTYLAICILSSFFGNFPVPIIGYGTSPFIGYFIAMTWYVNKLKMNH; the protein is encoded by the coding sequence ATGCTAAATTCAAAAAAAATAAACTTATTACCGCTCGTCTTAACAATACCCGCTATGATCATTGGTGTAATTGCTATGATCAATAATCACGTATCGCCATCCATATATGGACAAAATATTGTTATTTCAATTGTTGGAGGAATCATCTCTTTTTTAGTTCTGTTACGAGGTCCGAAAACTTTAAAGAATAAGACAAATATCATTGTCATTACATGCATATTCATATTACTATTACTAACCTTCTTTGATGGCGGATTGCAAGGTGTACATCGTTGGTTGGCAATTGGTCCCGTAAGGATTAATATCGCCTTCGCATTCGTTCCATTATTAATCATACACCTATCAAATTTAATGAAGTCTAAAGCAATTTGGATTACTTTTAGTTTTATACTATTTTTTACACCATTACTATATTTTCAACCAGATGCATCTCAACTAACTGCTTTTACAATTGCGATCTCGATTTTATTATTAGGTGTAAAAAAACATAAAAAGACTCAATTACTATTATTCATCATCTTTATACTTTTAATAGTCTATAGCTGGTCTCATTTAGATAAACTTGCACCAGTGTCCTATGTCGAGGACATTTTAAGTTTAGTAAAGGATATGGGAATTGGATTGCTAGTCATTGCAATCATCTCACTTTTAATTTTACTAATGCCATTTTTCTTTATTCCACCAACCAATGCAAAATTATTATCGTTTAGTCTAGGGACTTATTTAGCAATTTGCATTCTTTCAAGCTTTTTTGGAAACTTCCCAGTGCCGATTATCGGTTATGGAACTTCTCCTTTTATCGGCTACTTCATTGCTATGACCTGGTATGTGAACAAATTAAAAATGAACCATTAA
- a CDS encoding PLP-dependent aminotransferase family protein: MKIQIHKKSTVPIYLQVSTQIAGSIQSGLLMPNEKLPSLRILADELSISVLTVRKAYKWLETNGYVTVEQGKGVFIRKKVNKTLQVDSSSNWQQTLGINIVRSQYLINREQLKYDFSKAVVYPRLLPNKFLADEMQKLLRNDASILTTYGPVQGDFELRTEVVNHLYEFQKIRCSANDLIITSGVQQGIDLVAQALLKPGDSIIVESPCYGGALDIFINKGIHIIPVEMDEEGIRSDLIEDLCIKFMPKLVYVNPAFQNPTGISMSNDRRKELIELAQRYNFFILEDDSFSDIYFEQSIQYFPLKYYDQSDHVIYIKGFSKTLAPGIRIAALLANGPVLEWLLAIKASMDVGSPLLTQKAILPFLRTDRMRSHVEKLRIALQIRRDTSVNILSSLSDQLDCRIPDGGFNLWLTFHESNLDIFDLLRKANKENISFLPGVACYNNKADVASLRISYSLVSENDLSDGLEKLCTIIRTR; the protein is encoded by the coding sequence ATGAAAATTCAAATTCATAAAAAATCAACAGTTCCGATTTATCTTCAAGTAAGTACCCAGATTGCAGGTAGCATTCAAAGTGGTCTACTCATGCCTAACGAGAAATTACCATCTTTACGGATTTTGGCCGATGAACTTTCAATAAGTGTTTTAACAGTTAGAAAGGCTTATAAATGGTTAGAGACAAACGGCTATGTCACGGTGGAGCAAGGTAAAGGAGTATTTATAAGAAAGAAAGTGAATAAAACGTTGCAAGTAGATTCAAGTTCTAACTGGCAACAGACTTTAGGAATCAATATTGTCAGGTCCCAATATTTAATAAATAGAGAACAGCTAAAATATGATTTTTCAAAAGCAGTTGTCTACCCGCGTCTACTTCCTAATAAATTTTTAGCAGATGAAATGCAAAAGTTATTAAGAAATGATGCCTCAATTTTAACGACATACGGACCTGTTCAAGGAGATTTTGAACTAAGAACAGAGGTTGTAAATCATTTATATGAATTTCAAAAAATACGCTGTAGCGCTAATGATCTAATCATTACAAGTGGAGTGCAGCAAGGAATTGATTTAGTAGCTCAAGCATTATTAAAACCTGGTGATTCAATTATCGTAGAAAGTCCGTGCTACGGCGGTGCACTTGATATTTTTATAAATAAAGGGATTCATATAATACCAGTCGAGATGGATGAAGAAGGAATTCGATCAGATTTAATAGAAGACTTGTGCATTAAATTTATGCCAAAATTAGTTTATGTTAACCCTGCCTTCCAAAACCCAACAGGAATCTCAATGAGTAATGATCGAAGAAAAGAATTAATTGAACTAGCACAACGCTATAATTTCTTTATTCTTGAAGATGATTCATTTAGTGATATTTATTTTGAACAATCAATTCAATATTTCCCACTTAAGTATTACGATCAATCAGATCATGTCATCTACATTAAAGGCTTCAGTAAAACGTTAGCACCCGGTATTAGAATTGCTGCATTGCTGGCAAATGGACCAGTCTTAGAATGGCTACTCGCAATAAAGGCTTCAATGGATGTAGGAAGCCCTTTACTAACTCAAAAAGCGATTTTACCATTTTTACGAACCGATCGAATGCGAAGTCACGTTGAAAAACTACGAATTGCTCTACAAATCCGACGTGATACAAGTGTTAACATACTATCTTCACTTAGTGATCAACTAGATTGCCGGATACCTGATGGTGGCTTTAATTTGTGGCTGACATTTCATGAATCGAATCTAGATATTTTTGACTTATTAAGAAAAGCTAATAAAGAAAATATTTCATTTTTACCAGGTGTAGCTTGTTATAACAATAAAGCAGATGTTGCTTCACTTCGTATTAGTTATTCGCTTGTTAGCGAAAATGACTTATCCGATGGATTAGAGAAGCTATGTACAATCATCAGAACAAGATAA
- a CDS encoding EamA family transporter produces MIIINYLFICIIFGTTFLAIKFGIESGVSPLFSAGVRFTLAGLIVITYFLLKGQNVKKFILSKRLMYIGFCLTFMTFSTLYWAEQYITSGLAAVLSATGPMMILLFQLRRNNKRIERKQLIALIMAFAGVVFVCLPGISQHISYLWVAACVAVLIGEAFYGLGSITSKEVLTDFKSVSPFLINAFQMLYGGIFLLLFSFVIEKPNISILSSWDAQWPILYLIFIGSIGGHGLYSWLLAKTNPVFPSTWLYVSPLIASVLGYFVMDEPIKPIMAIGGILILSGVFIANWSTFSMYRKQGKLFKKEVEVSK; encoded by the coding sequence ATGATCATTATTAATTATTTGTTTATTTGTATTATTTTCGGTACAACTTTTCTGGCAATAAAATTTGGAATTGAGTCAGGGGTTTCACCTTTATTTTCAGCCGGCGTACGATTTACCTTAGCGGGATTGATCGTCATAACATATTTTCTTCTTAAAGGGCAAAACGTGAAAAAATTTATTTTATCAAAGCGACTAATGTATATTGGATTTTGCTTAACTTTTATGACATTTTCAACACTATATTGGGCTGAGCAGTATATAACATCAGGGTTAGCTGCAGTTTTGTCTGCAACTGGTCCTATGATGATTTTACTTTTTCAATTAAGGCGTAATAATAAGAGAATTGAACGTAAACAGTTAATAGCGTTAATAATGGCTTTTGCTGGTGTGGTCTTCGTTTGTTTACCGGGGATTAGTCAACATATCTCTTACTTATGGGTGGCTGCTTGTGTGGCAGTATTAATAGGGGAAGCATTTTACGGATTAGGTTCTATTACTTCGAAAGAAGTCTTAACAGATTTTAAAAGTGTATCGCCGTTTTTAATCAATGCTTTTCAAATGCTATATGGTGGAATATTTCTTCTTCTATTTTCATTTGTAATAGAAAAACCGAATATTTCAATTTTAAGTTCTTGGGATGCGCAGTGGCCTATATTGTACCTTATTTTTATAGGTTCAATTGGGGGACATGGTTTGTACAGCTGGTTATTAGCGAAAACGAACCCAGTCTTTCCATCAACATGGCTATACGTATCGCCGTTAATTGCAAGTGTATTAGGATATTTCGTAATGGATGAACCAATTAAACCTATCATGGCAATTGGTGGAATATTAATCTTATCCGGTGTATTCATTGCAAATTGGTCCACTTTTTCTATGTATAGAAAGCAAGGGAAGCTTTTTAAAAAAGAAGTGGAAGTTTCAAAATA